Proteins from a genomic interval of Paenibacillus sp. FSL H8-0048:
- a CDS encoding serine hydrolase domain-containing protein, which yields MLYTPGKTDCSPAEVHYDASRIGVLHTLFQKLIDENKIQAAAYSVSRYGKTFMNGAIGPLSYRKDRTDPLLPTTVHRIASITKAVTSVAIAKLVEDGILRFDLPVGAFLEPFNVEPFNKIDIYSLLTHTSGLFPDCAGGTIPYHKSYWQLIGEYFDKYKPEDGELDWITAALSCGIDKPVGEEWQYCSFGFCILGEIIKKVTGISAEQYIEEQILQPLGMKDTMWEPTPELAGRFIIRNEHKEKQLHDLIHGIQPEVPPAEKLWENVSSTGGGLVSTTADLTRFANMLLFMGTLGDTRIIGRKAVEKLTTRTLYGKPDYCWGNNVKDRSYGIGLDMRKGPAFLYSEGSYFHEGAGACCMVIDPVEQLTAVWFVPFTDDNWYAEALFNVTNVIWSGLM from the coding sequence ATGCTCTACACTCCTGGCAAGACCGACTGCTCACCGGCAGAGGTTCATTATGACGCATCAAGAATCGGGGTACTCCATACCCTCTTTCAGAAACTGATCGACGAGAACAAAATCCAGGCAGCCGCTTACAGCGTCTCCCGGTACGGCAAGACGTTCATGAACGGTGCCATCGGCCCCCTCTCCTACCGCAAGGACCGGACGGACCCGCTGTTGCCGACAACCGTTCATCGCATCGCATCCATTACCAAAGCGGTTACCTCTGTGGCGATAGCCAAGCTCGTAGAAGATGGTATCCTGCGGTTTGACCTTCCCGTTGGTGCCTTTCTGGAACCGTTTAACGTAGAGCCGTTCAATAAAATCGACATCTACAGCCTGCTGACCCATACCTCCGGCCTGTTCCCTGACTGTGCGGGCGGCACGATTCCTTATCACAAGTCTTACTGGCAGCTGATTGGCGAATATTTCGACAAGTATAAGCCGGAGGACGGCGAGCTTGATTGGATCACAGCTGCACTGAGCTGCGGGATCGACAAACCGGTTGGTGAGGAATGGCAATACTGCTCCTTCGGCTTTTGTATTCTTGGTGAGATCATTAAGAAGGTCACTGGTATTTCCGCTGAACAGTACATAGAGGAGCAGATCCTGCAGCCGCTCGGCATGAAGGACACGATGTGGGAGCCGACTCCCGAATTAGCGGGGCGCTTCATCATAAGAAATGAACATAAAGAAAAGCAGCTCCATGACCTGATCCATGGCATACAACCGGAAGTACCTCCAGCAGAGAAGCTGTGGGAGAATGTATCCAGCACAGGCGGAGGACTGGTCTCAACTACTGCGGACCTCACCCGCTTCGCCAATATGCTCCTCTTCATGGGAACCTTGGGGGATACGCGTATTATCGGCCGCAAAGCCGTCGAGAAGCTCACCACCCGCACGCTCTATGGCAAGCCTGATTACTGCTGGGGCAACAATGTCAAAGACCGGAGCTATGGCATTGGGCTGGATATGCGGAAAGGCCCCGCATTCCTCTATTCTGAGGGCAGTTATTTTCATGAGGGAGCCGGCGCCTGCTGTATGGTAATCGATCCGGTGGAGCAGCTCACGGCGGTATGGTTCGTGCCCTTCACGGATGATAACTGGTATGCGGAAGCCCTGTTCAATGTAACCAATGTAATCTGGTCAGGACTGATGTAA
- a CDS encoding ABC transporter permease translates to MNRLKYNWLICRAVAEVTYKEWSAYRTHSLVSVIVGPVYFMVQYFIWTAVYGGQTTLGGLDLQQMIRYFGATALIGYLIMDFADWNLSMLVRTGKFLTFHLRPVHHRSFALFQKLGHRMLGFLFEFLPCLLIFIYIFGIDMRPASLPWTLVSVVLAFLMNFYVNYTIGLTSFWLVQSGGIRSAFLLVSGIFSGALIPLDFFPHWLQVTQLFLPFQYIAYMPAMVFTGHYSLGGLQLSLPEAVGMQAAAVLIMFGCNELVRRRAMKQFTAVGA, encoded by the coding sequence ATGAACCGTCTTAAGTATAACTGGCTCATCTGCCGGGCCGTTGCAGAGGTTACCTACAAGGAATGGAGTGCCTACCGCACCCATTCCTTGGTCTCTGTTATTGTCGGCCCGGTCTATTTCATGGTGCAATATTTCATCTGGACCGCAGTCTATGGCGGGCAGACTACGCTCGGCGGACTTGATCTCCAGCAAATGATCCGCTATTTCGGGGCAACGGCACTAATCGGGTATCTGATTATGGATTTTGCCGACTGGAATCTGTCGATGCTGGTGCGTACCGGCAAATTCCTCACCTTCCATCTGCGCCCGGTGCATCACCGTTCCTTCGCCTTGTTCCAGAAGCTGGGGCACCGGATGCTCGGCTTCTTATTTGAGTTCCTGCCCTGCCTGCTGATCTTTATCTATATTTTCGGGATCGATATGCGGCCGGCAAGCCTCCCCTGGACACTGGTATCTGTGGTGCTTGCCTTTCTTATGAACTTCTATGTCAATTATACGATAGGACTGACCTCCTTCTGGCTGGTGCAATCCGGCGGGATTCGCAGTGCCTTCCTGCTGGTATCGGGAATATTCTCGGGGGCGCTGATTCCGCTTGATTTCTTCCCGCACTGGCTTCAGGTCACCCAGCTGTTCCTGCCTTTCCAGTACATTGCTTATATGCCTGCCATGGTGTTCACCGGGCATTATTCACTAGGCGGCCTTCAGCTATCCCTTCCCGAAGCCGTAGGCATGCAGGCCGCTGCTGTACTAATAATGTTCGGCTGTAATGAGCTGGTCCGCCGCCGGGCCATGAAGCAGTTCACGGCGGTCGGCGCATGA
- a CDS encoding ABC transporter permease, translating into MKKYVDVYKQCMYSAIQTASAYRMNFIVSSLITLIGNILFPLVTLLIYRAGTSFPGWSLYEVLLIQSIFTMSSGLSSLVFGGLLWTTMSHVREGSFEVILLRPLNPLFYIVATTFSVESVGLFLGGAALFIFSALHIGAISALAWLQFTGMFLAGTAVLAGLSLMMAAMSFKWVGNSRISELADSVLHVGKYPLPIFPKAVQAAATLIIPVGMVGYLPASALLGRAQAGDFIAVLPCFVFLWAGIWVYRHMIRLYEGVGG; encoded by the coding sequence ATGAAAAAATATGTAGATGTATACAAGCAGTGCATGTACTCTGCTATCCAGACCGCTTCGGCTTACCGGATGAACTTCATCGTCAGCAGTCTGATTACCCTAATCGGCAACATTCTGTTTCCGCTGGTGACGCTGTTAATCTATCGGGCGGGCACTAGCTTTCCCGGCTGGAGCTTGTACGAGGTGCTGTTGATTCAGTCTATATTCACCATGTCCAGCGGTCTCTCCAGTCTGGTCTTTGGAGGATTGCTATGGACAACAATGTCGCATGTGAGGGAGGGCAGCTTCGAGGTCATTCTGCTGAGGCCACTGAATCCGCTGTTCTACATTGTAGCAACTACCTTCTCTGTAGAGAGTGTCGGATTATTCCTTGGCGGGGCTGCCTTATTCATCTTCTCCGCTCTGCATATCGGCGCTATCTCCGCCCTCGCGTGGCTGCAATTCACCGGGATGTTCCTGGCCGGGACGGCTGTACTCGCCGGATTATCGCTGATGATGGCGGCGATGTCCTTCAAATGGGTCGGCAATTCCCGGATTTCCGAGCTGGCGGACAGCGTGCTGCATGTCGGTAAATATCCGCTGCCGATCTTCCCGAAGGCGGTGCAGGCGGCAGCTACGCTGATCATTCCCGTGGGGATGGTTGGCTACCTCCCGGCCTCCGCACTGCTTGGCCGGGCACAGGCCGGTGATTTCATCGCGGTTCTGCCTTGCTTTGTCTTTCTATGGGCAGGCATTTGGGTCTACCGGCACATGATCAGATTATATGAGGGGGTTGGCGGCTGA
- a CDS encoding ABC transporter ATP-binding protein → MPVIDVKHLTKSYTTYKRGAGMGQTFASFFRREAVCVQAVNDISFAIERGEICGMLGPNGAGKSTAIKMLCGALYPTSGEIEVLGYSPARDRKHYVRTIGAVFGQKSQLIWDIPPIDSFKMNKAIYGISATDFSNRLEELATLLDIVGVMEKPTRVLSLGERMKCEFVMAMLHQPDILFLDEPTIGLDVIAKLKIREFIRQMNKQQNMTCILTTHDLEDVEELAHRVIVINHGEKVFDDSLQRLKLFLGEKKRVSFTFNESVRDTLFDNDWTKVMERPSDLEITLEVDTARISISEFIEGISRKHAFSDISVKELPIQQVVMNIYENAKSSLNRHPLE, encoded by the coding sequence ATGCCGGTGATCGATGTCAAGCATTTAACGAAGAGCTATACTACCTATAAGCGGGGCGCAGGCATGGGGCAGACCTTCGCGAGCTTTTTCCGGCGTGAAGCGGTCTGCGTCCAGGCCGTGAACGATATCAGCTTCGCCATTGAGCGGGGTGAAATCTGCGGGATGCTGGGTCCGAACGGGGCAGGCAAATCCACTGCGATCAAAATGCTATGCGGCGCACTCTACCCGACCAGCGGGGAGATCGAAGTACTCGGTTATTCCCCGGCCCGGGACCGGAAGCATTATGTCCGCACCATCGGAGCGGTCTTCGGCCAGAAATCCCAGCTCATCTGGGATATTCCGCCCATCGACAGCTTCAAGATGAACAAAGCGATCTATGGCATCTCAGCCACGGATTTCAGCAACCGGCTGGAAGAGCTGGCAACGCTGCTGGATATAGTCGGAGTGATGGAGAAGCCTACCCGCGTGCTGTCGCTTGGCGAACGCATGAAATGCGAGTTCGTCATGGCGATGCTGCACCAGCCGGACATTCTGTTCCTGGATGAGCCGACCATCGGGCTGGATGTGATCGCCAAGCTCAAAATCCGCGAATTCATCCGCCAGATGAACAAGCAGCAGAACATGACCTGCATTCTCACCACCCATGATCTGGAGGATGTGGAGGAGTTAGCCCACCGGGTGATTGTCATTAATCACGGCGAGAAGGTGTTTGATGACTCGCTCCAACGGCTGAAGCTGTTCCTTGGAGAGAAGAAGCGCGTAAGCTTTACGTTTAACGAGTCGGTGCGGGACACCCTTTTCGACAATGACTGGACCAAGGTAATGGAGCGCCCCTCCGACCTAGAGATAACGCTTGAGGTAGACACCGCCCGGATCTCAATCAGCGAGTTCATCGAAGGTATCTCCCGCAAGCATGCCTTCTCGGATATATCCGTCAAGGAACTTCCGATTCAGCAGGTGGTTATGAATATCTATGAGAATGCCAAAAGCAGCCTGAACCGTCACCCGTTAGAGTGA
- a CDS encoding ABC transporter substrate-binding protein, producing the protein MKKIFKRYVPLLAVLVMAVMLAACSSNAGNEKEAAATAAPASASSAPAETAPAAAKTVYPLTMENHTNNGEGTEWKAKSQTFDKAPEKVVANTQGAAELLIKLGLTDKMVGVAALYGAGDPAVQEEFKKIPVISQDYASKELVVGAGPDLVMGRGGLFADADWGVGTVGGLNELGIKTFVQSTSLQGATLDSLYKDIEQLGQIFDVQDKATAYIAELKERAAKLKEGAAATGAKTFAYVSDGGNGAIAVYSGNVDTFAGDVLGLVGLTNSYADVTGEISKEQLIATNPDVLLISVYTGGIDADQSIKAFYADPSLQSLKAIRNKAIYKIDFNQFWGYSYSIFDGAEKLASELAAAK; encoded by the coding sequence ATGAAGAAAATATTCAAAAGATATGTACCGCTGCTGGCGGTTCTGGTAATGGCGGTTATGCTGGCGGCTTGTTCTTCCAACGCAGGTAATGAGAAGGAAGCAGCGGCAACGGCTGCACCTGCATCGGCCAGTTCCGCACCGGCGGAGACTGCACCTGCGGCAGCCAAGACGGTATATCCCCTAACAATGGAGAACCACACGAATAACGGGGAAGGCACCGAATGGAAGGCTAAATCGCAGACCTTCGATAAGGCTCCCGAGAAGGTAGTAGCGAATACCCAAGGTGCGGCGGAGCTGCTGATTAAGCTGGGGCTTACCGACAAAATGGTCGGAGTAGCGGCTCTCTACGGTGCAGGTGATCCGGCAGTTCAGGAAGAGTTCAAGAAGATTCCTGTCATCTCACAGGACTATGCCAGCAAAGAGCTGGTTGTAGGCGCGGGCCCGGATCTGGTGATGGGCCGCGGCGGCCTGTTCGCGGATGCGGATTGGGGAGTAGGGACGGTAGGCGGACTCAATGAGCTGGGCATCAAGACCTTCGTGCAGAGCACCAGCCTGCAAGGGGCAACGCTAGACAGCTTGTACAAGGACATTGAACAGCTCGGCCAGATCTTCGATGTGCAGGATAAGGCCACGGCATACATCGCAGAGCTGAAGGAGCGTGCGGCGAAGCTGAAGGAGGGAGCGGCAGCCACAGGCGCCAAGACCTTCGCTTATGTATCTGACGGAGGCAACGGCGCAATCGCTGTTTATAGCGGCAATGTCGACACTTTTGCGGGGGATGTGCTGGGGTTGGTGGGACTGACCAACAGCTATGCCGATGTGACCGGTGAGATCAGCAAGGAGCAATTGATCGCCACCAACCCGGATGTCCTGCTGATCTCAGTGTACACAGGCGGTATTGATGCCGACCAGTCGATAAAGGCGTTCTATGCCGATCCGTCACTACAGAGTCTGAAGGCGATCCGGAACAAAGCGATCTATAAGATTGACTTCAACCAGTTCTGGGGCTACAGCTATTCCATCTTTGACGGGGCGGAGAAGCTTGCGTCTGAGCTGGCTGCTGCGAAGTAA
- a CDS encoding FecCD family ABC transporter permease codes for MHTDLAVPSQPKQSLIHSRYGFMAIIGILFVITLLSAGAAVSFGQVDIPVSQSYRILLHHITGIQIGDIQDLTSGSFVDIIWKIRFPRVLMAMFIGAGLTLCGTIMQAAVQNPLADPYILGISSGASLGATFAILIGFGSMGLLGQSGVAFWAFAGAVGASLLVLTLASAGGKMTSVKLVLAGMVINALCTAFANFIVYFANNAEGIKTVTFWTMGSLAASSWDKLPLISVTVLLAVILFLSQFRVLNAMLLGDEAAVTLGIHLGAYRRVYMILTALITGVMVASCGMIGFVGLIIPHLVRGLVGSDHRRLLPASVLFGAIFLIWTDVIARTIVPNVELPIGIITALIGAPMFMYMLIRKGYAFGGKS; via the coding sequence ATGCATACTGATCTAGCCGTACCTTCACAGCCTAAGCAATCTCTCATTCATTCCCGTTACGGCTTTATGGCTATTATAGGCATCCTGTTCGTTATTACCCTGCTGTCTGCCGGGGCTGCGGTCTCCTTCGGGCAGGTAGACATTCCTGTCTCCCAATCCTACCGGATTCTGCTTCACCACATCACAGGCATTCAGATTGGAGATATACAAGACCTGACCTCCGGTTCGTTCGTGGATATTATCTGGAAAATCCGGTTCCCGCGTGTCCTGATGGCGATGTTCATCGGCGCCGGACTTACGCTGTGCGGGACAATTATGCAGGCAGCGGTACAGAACCCCCTGGCTGATCCATACATACTAGGTATTTCCTCCGGCGCTTCGCTGGGCGCAACCTTCGCCATCCTGATCGGCTTCGGCTCGATGGGGCTGCTCGGCCAGTCGGGTGTCGCCTTTTGGGCTTTTGCAGGGGCGGTTGGCGCATCTCTGCTGGTCCTCACACTCGCCAGTGCAGGCGGCAAAATGACCTCCGTCAAGCTGGTGCTGGCCGGGATGGTCATTAACGCTCTATGTACCGCTTTTGCCAACTTCATTGTCTATTTCGCGAACAATGCCGAAGGCATCAAGACGGTTACCTTCTGGACGATGGGCAGCCTGGCTGCATCGAGCTGGGATAAGCTGCCACTGATCTCGGTCACCGTCCTGCTTGCTGTTATCCTGTTCCTCTCGCAGTTCCGCGTGCTAAATGCCATGCTGCTCGGAGATGAGGCGGCGGTTACGCTGGGTATTCATCTGGGTGCCTACCGCAGAGTCTACATGATCCTCACCGCGCTGATTACCGGAGTTATGGTAGCCAGCTGCGGAATGATCGGCTTCGTGGGACTGATTATCCCCCATCTGGTGCGGGGACTGGTCGGCTCGGACCACCGCAGGCTACTGCCGGCGTCGGTTCTGTTCGGCGCGATCTTCCTGATCTGGACGGATGTCATTGCCCGGACGATTGTGCCGAATGTGGAGCTGCCGATCGGGATTATTACCGCGCTGATTGGGGCGCCGATGTTCATGTACATGCTGATTAGAAAAGGCTATGCTTTTGGAGGGAAAAGCTGA
- a CDS encoding ABC transporter ATP-binding protein, with protein sequence MNLNVESLSVSFGEAKIVQEVSLRVQNKQFVGLIGPNGCGKSTLLKSIYKVIKPRQGDVFLSELNVIKASPKAVARKLGVVGQFNELSFDFTVREMVAMGRTPHKGMLETDNREDSDIISAALRKVNLEGHAGRSYNSLSGGEKQRVILARVLAQQPEFMILDEPTNHLDIKYQLQILNIVKKLDIGILAALHDLTLAAEYCDYLYVMKEGRVAASGVPEDILTKELIGEVFDVECETYRNPVTGALGIAYLETK encoded by the coding sequence ATGAATCTGAACGTTGAAAGCCTAAGTGTATCCTTCGGTGAAGCGAAAATTGTGCAGGAGGTCTCGCTGAGGGTACAAAATAAGCAATTCGTCGGCCTGATCGGCCCGAACGGCTGCGGCAAATCCACGCTGCTTAAGAGCATCTATAAGGTCATTAAGCCGCGCCAGGGGGATGTCTTCCTCTCTGAGCTGAATGTGATCAAAGCAAGCCCGAAGGCCGTGGCCCGCAAGCTCGGCGTCGTCGGCCAGTTCAACGAGCTGAGCTTCGACTTCACCGTGCGGGAGATGGTGGCGATGGGCCGGACGCCGCACAAGGGGATGCTGGAGACCGACAACCGGGAGGATTCAGATATTATCTCTGCCGCGCTGCGCAAGGTGAATCTGGAGGGACATGCCGGCCGCAGCTATAACTCCCTGTCCGGAGGTGAGAAGCAGCGGGTCATTCTGGCGCGTGTGCTGGCCCAGCAGCCGGAATTCATGATTCTGGATGAACCGACCAACCATCTGGATATCAAGTACCAGCTGCAGATTCTGAATATTGTCAAAAAGCTGGATATCGGCATTCTCGCCGCCCTCCACGATCTCACCCTGGCCGCAGAATACTGCGACTATCTGTATGTCATGAAGGAAGGCCGGGTCGCGGCCAGCGGAGTGCCGGAGGATATTCTGACCAAGGAATTAATCGGCGAGGTCTTCGATGTGGAGTGCGAGACCTACCGCAACCCGGTCACCGGGGCGCTGGGCATCGCCTATCTGGAGACAAAGTAA
- a CDS encoding response regulator transcription factor produces MFKVLLVEDEEMIRKGLRFTFDWMGAGCVVVGEAENGEDGLRQIADLRPDIVIVDVNMPLLDGIGMIEQSVEEADCSYIILSGYDEFRLAKDAIRLGVTEYLLKPLEQEQLLAALKRAKGQLAMKRQYTAMLTTGAANGEALQASVVKLPGKSSRYVSRMIGYVQEHYAEKIGIKDLVESLGVSATYLNQKFKSETTYTFNDFLNRYRIQKAMDLLRSGEDKVYAIAADVGYKDYKYFIAIFKKYAGCTPSYYQERYGLGQNSGESAADSHTKEAD; encoded by the coding sequence ATGTTCAAGGTGCTGCTGGTAGAGGATGAGGAGATGATCCGCAAGGGGCTGCGGTTCACCTTCGATTGGATGGGAGCCGGCTGCGTCGTGGTCGGGGAAGCCGAGAATGGCGAGGATGGACTGCGTCAGATCGCAGACTTGCGGCCGGATATCGTCATTGTTGATGTGAATATGCCGCTGCTGGACGGAATTGGCATGATTGAGCAGAGCGTAGAGGAAGCCGATTGCAGCTACATTATCCTGTCGGGCTACGATGAATTCAGACTGGCCAAGGATGCTATCCGGCTTGGGGTGACCGAGTACCTGCTGAAGCCCCTGGAGCAGGAGCAGCTACTCGCTGCTCTGAAGCGGGCCAAGGGGCAGCTGGCGATGAAGCGGCAATACACGGCTATGCTGACAACAGGTGCTGCTAATGGGGAGGCACTGCAAGCTTCTGTCGTTAAGCTCCCCGGGAAGTCGTCCCGTTACGTGTCCAGGATGATCGGGTATGTCCAAGAACATTATGCGGAGAAAATCGGGATCAAGGATCTCGTGGAAAGCCTGGGGGTAAGCGCCACCTACTTGAATCAGAAGTTCAAAAGCGAAACGACCTATACCTTCAACGATTTCCTGAACCGTTACCGTATCCAGAAGGCGATGGATCTGCTGCGCAGCGGAGAGGACAAGGTGTATGCCATTGCCGCTGATGTCGGCTATAAGGACTATAAATATTTCATTGCCATCTTCAAAAAATACGCAGGCTGCACACCCAGCTATTATCAGGAGCGGTACGGCCTTGGACAAAACAGCGGAGAATCGGCAGCGGACAGTCACACCAAAGAGGCAGATTAA
- a CDS encoding sensor histidine kinase: MRAKRSFKDSLRRLFLLHTLVPISILFVLFLMFMMINSRFLLINQTAEAGKKIKLAMEEVYSSYIKEMNEASALDSVIAFTSAQTRGPEVFERFYAFNNRQRVKSILYIMGTDGSILASSANYGSDSSDLALQAIARRMHNQGLTGLAETNPIRFSHDRYTAYTFAKAISGSGGVQGYLIYQLYEPDLQKLLFVQNNEIAVVTDPYRTIIATTNNLTQGLMNKYSLTSDSKGYVWIDDGKYYSKETYLPLSQWRIYTLSAAEGNRSAYLSLVVFFVLASLLLWIVIWYSARIISTRQSRAIDKLIYAVRELQSGNMDSYVYIGTGDEFETLANQYNRMLQRLNELVAQNTELSDLRRVIEVKHLQSQFHPHFIFNVLETLRYAIIVDNQLAQDMVLTLSRHLRYSIGNEQDHVMLGSDLEYIAGYMKLQQIRFKDRLHYREEVDQAARTALVPRLMLQPVIENTIKYGYRQRQSVSVKVLGWVEGTDLILEVKDDAGGMSRERLAEVRAIMDSQDNRAPHIGLHNLHRRLVLMYGGRYGIELDSTLGEGTVVTFRLPYRKEETNVQGAAGRG; this comes from the coding sequence ATGAGGGCAAAAAGGAGCTTCAAGGATTCGCTGCGCAGACTGTTTTTGCTGCATACGCTTGTGCCGATTTCCATTCTGTTTGTGCTGTTCCTGATGTTCATGATGATCAATTCGCGGTTCCTGCTTATCAATCAGACGGCAGAAGCGGGCAAAAAAATCAAGCTGGCGATGGAGGAAGTCTACAGCTCCTATATAAAGGAAATGAATGAAGCTTCGGCGCTCGATTCCGTTATCGCGTTCACAAGTGCGCAGACCCGGGGCCCTGAGGTGTTCGAGCGGTTCTATGCCTTCAACAACCGGCAGCGGGTAAAGAGTATTCTGTATATCATGGGTACAGATGGAAGCATTCTGGCCTCCTCTGCTAACTACGGCTCTGACTCCTCAGACCTTGCCCTGCAGGCTATCGCCCGGAGGATGCACAATCAGGGTCTGACGGGATTGGCCGAGACCAACCCTATCCGCTTCTCGCATGACCGCTATACCGCTTATACATTTGCCAAGGCCATTAGCGGCAGCGGGGGTGTGCAGGGGTATCTGATCTATCAATTGTACGAGCCGGATCTGCAGAAGCTGCTTTTCGTGCAGAATAACGAAATTGCCGTAGTTACTGATCCTTACCGGACCATCATTGCCACAACCAATAACCTGACCCAGGGGCTGATGAACAAATACAGCCTGACCAGTGATTCCAAGGGCTACGTATGGATTGATGACGGAAAGTATTACAGCAAGGAAACGTATCTTCCGTTGTCGCAATGGCGTATTTACACGTTAAGTGCCGCCGAAGGGAATCGCAGCGCCTATTTGTCTTTGGTTGTATTTTTTGTATTGGCGAGTCTGCTGCTCTGGATTGTTATTTGGTATTCGGCCCGTATTATCTCCACGCGCCAATCACGGGCGATTGATAAGCTGATCTATGCCGTAAGAGAGCTGCAGTCCGGCAATATGGATTCTTACGTGTACATCGGAACCGGTGATGAGTTCGAGACGCTGGCGAATCAGTATAACCGGATGCTTCAGCGGCTGAATGAGCTGGTCGCCCAGAATACAGAGCTGTCCGATCTGCGCAGAGTCATTGAAGTGAAGCATCTGCAGTCGCAGTTTCATCCGCATTTCATATTCAATGTACTGGAGACGCTCCGGTATGCCATTATCGTGGACAATCAGCTTGCCCAGGATATGGTCCTTACGCTGTCCCGCCATCTGCGCTACAGTATAGGCAATGAGCAGGATCATGTCATGCTCGGGAGTGATCTGGAATATATAGCAGGCTATATGAAGCTCCAGCAGATCCGCTTCAAGGACAGGCTCCATTACCGCGAGGAGGTAGACCAGGCGGCCCGGACGGCGCTCGTCCCCCGGCTGATGCTCCAGCCGGTGATTGAGAATACGATTAAGTACGGCTACCGCCAGCGCCAATCCGTATCGGTTAAGGTGCTGGGCTGGGTAGAGGGAACGGATCTTATTCTTGAAGTGAAGGATGATGCCGGAGGCATGAGCAGAGAACGGCTTGCGGAGGTGCGGGCCATCATGGATTCACAGGATAACCGTGCCCCTCACATCGGGCTGCATAATCTGCACCGGCGGCTGGTGCTGATGTATGGCGGCCGTTACGGGATTGAGCTGGACAGCACGCTGGGAGAAGGCACAGTCGTTACATTCAGATTGCCATACCGGAAGGAGGAGACCAATGTTCAAGGTGCTGCTGGTAGAGGATGA